Proteins encoded within one genomic window of Oikeobacillus pervagus:
- a CDS encoding HIT family protein: MSDCIFCKIINGEIPSAKVYEDEHVLAFLDISQVTKGHTLVIPKAHKENVFELDSETASYIFAAVPKVANAIKSEFQPVGMNLLNNNGKEAGQEVFHYHIHLLPRYGKGDGFGAVWKTHNSEYSQEDLQNIAHSIAKHV, encoded by the coding sequence ATGAGCGATTGTATTTTTTGTAAAATTATTAATGGAGAAATCCCTTCAGCTAAAGTATATGAAGATGAGCATGTTTTAGCCTTCCTAGACATTAGCCAAGTGACCAAAGGGCATACCCTTGTCATCCCGAAAGCACATAAAGAAAATGTATTTGAGCTGGATTCCGAAACAGCTAGTTACATATTTGCGGCTGTTCCTAAAGTAGCTAATGCCATTAAATCTGAATTTCAACCCGTGGGGATGAATTTATTAAATAATAACGGAAAAGAAGCTGGGCAGGAAGTCTTTCATTACCATATCCACCTTTTGCCACGGTATGGAAAAGGGGATGGATTCGGAGCTGTATGGAAAACGCATAATAGTGAATATTCACAAGAAGACTTGCAAAATATCGCCCACTCCATCGCAAAACATGTGTAA
- a CDS encoding ABC transporter ATP-binding protein gives MSLLKVEGLVGGYTRKPVLKDVSFTINKNEIVGLIGLNGAGKSTTIKHIIGLMEPKKGTISINDSTLKESPEKYRQQFAYIPETPILYEELTLEEHMKLTAMAYGLSETQLNERIEPLLKEFRLTNKYKWFPAHFSKGMKQKVMIMSAFLTEPNLYIIDEPFVGLDPLGIQSLLELIKRMKEKGAGILMSTHILATAEKYCDSFIILHNGQIRAKGTIHELQQQFQMPEASLDDIYIQLTKEEEQ, from the coding sequence ATGTCATTGTTAAAAGTTGAAGGCCTTGTCGGCGGTTATACAAGGAAACCTGTATTAAAGGACGTTTCCTTTACGATAAATAAGAATGAAATCGTCGGTTTAATCGGTTTAAATGGAGCTGGAAAAAGTACAACGATTAAACATATTATTGGACTTATGGAACCAAAGAAAGGAACCATTTCCATAAATGATTCAACATTAAAGGAGAGTCCAGAAAAATATCGCCAACAATTTGCTTATATTCCTGAAACTCCTATTTTATATGAAGAGCTAACATTGGAAGAGCATATGAAATTAACGGCAATGGCGTATGGTTTATCAGAAACCCAATTAAATGAAAGAATCGAACCATTATTAAAAGAGTTTCGGTTAACAAATAAATACAAATGGTTCCCAGCCCATTTTTCAAAAGGGATGAAACAAAAAGTAATGATTATGAGTGCCTTTCTGACAGAGCCCAATTTATACATTATCGATGAACCCTTTGTCGGCTTAGATCCATTAGGGATACAATCTTTACTTGAATTAATTAAGAGAATGAAGGAAAAAGGGGCAGGAATTCTAATGTCCACACATATTTTAGCTACAGCGGAGAAATATTGTGATTCCTTCATCATCTTACATAATGGGCAAATACGAGCGAAAGGAACGATTCATGAGCTTCAACAACAATTTCAAATGCCTGAGGCTTCATTAGACGACATTTATATTCAGTTAACAAAGGAAGAAGAGCAATGA